A region from the Phycisphaerae bacterium genome encodes:
- a CDS encoding GTP-binding protein, protein AEVDIVVETEGRLVPIEVKLLATPQPAMAAGTLAFRDAYGEGAAPGYVVHPGNIRLSLAPGVTAIPFAEL, encoded by the coding sequence GCGCCGAGGTGGACATCGTCGTTGAAACGGAAGGACGACTTGTTCCCATTGAAGTGAAGCTGTTGGCGACTCCACAACCAGCGATGGCGGCTGGTACCTTAGCATTTCGAGACGCATACGGCGAGGGGGCGGCACCCGGATACGTCGTCCATCCCGGAAACATCCGACTGTCCCTGGCACCCGGCGTGACGGCTATCCCGTTCGCCGAGCTGTGA